One stretch of Ipomoea triloba cultivar NCNSP0323 chromosome 8, ASM357664v1 DNA includes these proteins:
- the LOC116028055 gene encoding uncharacterized protein LOC116028055 produces the protein MDGGRDPFFGFGNPFGGFGAHRSLMSSFFGGRDPFDDPFFTQPFGGLFESSFVGPNIGPNLPGFPNSGIFGPNGSQFMGPRLAGFPGSGVFGPNGSQFIDSRPTGFLEQQQLPQRTASRGPIIEELDSDDETEEKEEKERTSKEGNPRKHGRLSGEPFVEDPDDETEERRRKQIHYGNEFGQRQMQHFQPQPQGQSFTFQSSTVTYGGANGAYYTSSRTRRTGSDGLAFEESKEANSATGQARHKISRGIHDKGHSVMRKLNPDGRVDTMQTLHNLNEDELPSFEEDWKGKAKMHLPSWSQGLNANGAIGDGSNAQNGVASRGGWALPSTERVPQSSSTRPIYGDGTFRNEQPSVNQNQNQNQSFSSTATRKDDKRGGRRFH, from the exons ATGGATGGAGGAAGAGATCCTTTCTTTGGCTTTGGTAACCCGTTTGGTGGTTTTGGAGCTCATAGAAGTTTAATGTCAAGCTTTTTTGGCGGGAGAGATCCTTTTGATGACCCATTCTTTACACAACCATTTGGGGGCTTGTTTGAGTCGAGCTTTGTTGGTCCGAATATTGGCCCAAATCTACCTGGATTTCCTAATTCAGGGATTTTTGGGCCTAATGGAAGTCAATTTATGGGCCCACGTCTAGCTGGATTTCCGGGTTCAGGGGTTTTTGGGCCTAATGGAAGTCAATTTATAGACTCACGTCCAACTGGATTCCTTGAACAGCAGCAGCTCCCGCAACGCACTGCATCTCGGGGGCCTATAATTGAAGAATTAGATTCTGATGATGAAACCGAAGAGAAGGAAGAGAAGGAAAGAACCAGTAAGGAAGGAAATCCAAGAAAGCATGGAAGATTGAGTGGAGAGCCTTTTGTTGAGGACCCAGATGATGAAACTGAAG aGCGGAGGAGGAAGCAAATTCACTATGGGAATGAGTTTGGGCAGAGGCAGATGCAACATTTTCAACCACAGCCCCAGGGACAAAGTTTCACATTCCAGAGTTCAACTGTTACCTATGGCGGGGCTAATGGTGCATATTATACTTCATCTAGAACCAGGAGGACAGGGAGTGATGGA TTGGCATTTGAAGAGAGTAAAGAAGCTAATTCAGCAACTGGTCAAGCACGCCATAAGATTTCAAGGGGGATCCATGATAAG GGTCATTCTGTCATGCGGAAACTGAATCCAGATGGTAGAGTGGATACAATGCAAACTTTGCACAACCTTAATGAAG ATGAACTTCCAAGTTTTGAGGAAGATTGGAAGGGAAAAGCTAAAATGCATCTTCCTAGTTGGAGCCAGGGGTTGAATGCCAATGGTGCTATTG GAGATGGAAGCAATGCTCAGAATGGAGTGGCAAGCAGGGGAGGTTGGGCGCTTCCTTCAACAGAGAGAGTGCCTCAGTCCAGTAGCACGAGACCCATCTATGGAGATGGAACATTTCGGAACGAGCAGCCAAGTGtgaaccagaaccagaaccagaaccaGAGCTTCTCATCGACTGCAACAAGGAAAGATGACAAAAGAGGCGGGAGACGGTTCCATTAG
- the LOC116026608 gene encoding peptidyl-tRNA hydrolase ICT1, mitochondrial encodes MAAMRATTSVLSRGIFRPQISLLTARFAHAPLRPRTFDSSSLLVLRTIYYSPVLCKAHDGSDDDGKKSPARMAQVQQLIYEATERAQSAGNEPIPKITIDHVTLNFARSSGPGGQNVNKVNTKVDMRFNVQNAHWLSERVRERIIQMEKNRINKDGELVISSTKTRTQKGNIEDALSKLQAIIDAASYVPPPPSEEQVKRIAKLAAAGERKRLDNKKALSQKKAMRRSRDSWD; translated from the exons ATGGCAGCAATGAGAGCCACGACGAGCGTACTTTCACGGGGAATATTCCGGCCACAGATATCTTTACTTACAGCACGTTTTGCCCACGCGCCGCTGCGACCCAGGACCTTTGATTCGAGCTCTCTCCTCGTCTTGCGCACCATCTACTACTCTCCCGTCCTGTGCAAGGCACACGACGGAAGCGATGACGACGGGAAGAAGTCGCCGGCGAGGATGGCTCAGGTTCAGCAGCTCATATATGAAGCCACGGAGCGGGCTCAATCCGCCGGGAATGAACCTATCCCTAAAATCACAATCG ATCATGTTACTCTCAACTTTGCTAGAAGTAGCGGCCCGGGAGGTCAAAACGTCAACAAAG TTAATACCAAGGTGGATATGCGGTTCAATGTTCAAAATGCACATTGGTTAAGTGAAAGGGTTAGGGAGAGGATTATCCAAATG GAAAAGAATCGGATCAATAAAGATGGAGAGCTTGTGATTTCTTCAACCAAGACCCGAACACAGAA GGGTAACATTGAAGATGCTTTGAGTAAATTACAG GCCATCATCGATGCTGCTTCTTATGTCCCACCACCTCCATCCGAAGAGCAAGTGAAAAGAATTGCAAAGTT AGCTGCGGCTGGGGAGCGTAAACGCCTTGACAACAAGAAGGCTCTTTCCCAGAAGAAGGCTATGAGAAGAAGCCGGGATAGTTGGGATTGA
- the LOC116026609 gene encoding uncharacterized protein LOC116026609, translating into MKLVWSPEKASKAYIDTVKSCELFHESSVAELISAMAAGWNAQLIVEAWSKGGVTATSVGLAVATRHAGGRHVCILPDQESREEYAEAMQKAGMSPEIIVGEPEEAMEGLSGIDFLVVDCRRNDFSRLLRVAKLGHGGAVLICKNASSRVAADFRWRSVLDGKSRIVRSVFLPVGKGLDIAHVGATGNGGRGGGRKGESRWIRHFDKESGEEFLFRK; encoded by the exons ATGAAGCTTGTTTGGTCGCCGGAAAAAGCATCCAAAGCTTATATTGATACCGTGAAATCT TGTGAGCTGTTTCATGAATCTAGTGTGGCGGAGTTGATATCGGCCATGGCGGCGGGGTGGAATGCGCAGCTGATTGTGGAAGCGTGGTCGAAAGGAGGGGTGACGGCCACGAGCGTGGGGCTAGCGGTGGCCACGCGCCACGCCGGAGGCCGGCACGTGTGCATACTCCCGGATCAAGAATCGAGGGAGGAGTACGCGGAAGCCATGCAGAAGGCGGGGATGTCGCCGGAGATAATTGTCGGAGAGCCGGAGGAGGCCATGGAGGGGCTATCGGGGATAGATTTCCTGGTGGTGGATTGCCGGAGAAATGACTTCTCGAGGTTACTAAGGGTGGCGAAGCTAGGCCACGGCGGCGCTGTACTTATATGCAAGAATGCTAGCTCAAGGGTGGCTGCGGATTTCCGGTGGCGGAGCGTCCTCGACGGAAAATCAAGAATCGTCCGCTCCGTTTTTTTGCCGGTGGGGAAGGGGCTAGACATCGCACACGTGGGAGCCACCGGTAACGGCGGTAGAGGCGGTGGCAGAAAGGGGGAAAGCAGGTGGATCAGACATTTTGATAAGGAATCCGGTGAAGAATTtcttttcagaaaatga
- the LOC116027979 gene encoding maspardin has protein sequence MKGVFSAPGDYIYFKSQVPLHKIPIGSKQWRYYDFGPKVVPPLICLPGIAGTADVYYKQIMSLSMKGYRVISVDIARAWNHSEWVQAFEKFLDAIDVHHIHLYGTALGGFLAQLYAQHRPRRVRSLVLSNTFLETTSFAATMPWAPVVAWTPAFLLKRYVLTGIRDVPQEPFIADSVDFVVSQVEALAKDDLASRLTLTADAASVGPLLLPDSSITLMDTNDYCATPQQLKDQVRERYPGARQAILKTGGDFPFLSRPDEVNLHLQLHLRRVGVEARPDLVRSVPRDGNGESSDGPKDERGDSDDGSKDDANHSESPSHTDEPPLTPGGTDPPLAPQGTHSHTLANQVLSNARIPESNQLPALLLLHAISETELNMASRVLLHFIHRLLPLYVRAFCANSKNCLEVRNLV, from the exons ATGAAAGGCGTCTTCTCGGCGCCCGGTGATTACATCTACTTCAAGTCTCAGGTCCCTCTTCATAAGATCCCT ATTGGGTCAAAGCAGTGGCGCTATTATGATTTTGGCCCTAAAGTGGTTCCTCCACTCATCTGTCTTCCTGGCATAGCGGGAACGGCTGATGTATATTACAAGCAGATCATGTCATTGTCCATGAAG GGTTATCGCGTGATTTCTGTTGATATTGCCCGTGCATGGAACCATTCTGAGTGGGTTCAAGCATTTGAGAAGTTTCTAGATGCTATTGATGTTCACCAT ATACATCTATATGGTACAGCACTCGGAGGATTCTTAGCACAACTATATGCTCAGCATCGTCCACGGCGTGTTAGGTCGTTGGTACTTTCAAACACTTTTTTGGAGACAACTAGTTTCGCTGCTACTATGCCATGGGCTCCTGT TGTTGCTTGGACACCTGCTTTTCTACTGAAGCGGTATGTCCTAACTGGAATCAGGGATGTCCCCCAAGAACCTTTTATTGCAGATTCTGTGGATTTTGTTGTTTCCCAG GTTGAAGCACTCGCTAAAGATGACCTGGCGTCCAGATTAACATTGACGGCAGATGCTGCATCAGTTGGACCTCTTCTCCTTCCAGATTCTTCTATCACCCTTATGGAT ACGAATGATTACTGTGCGACCCCACAACAGCTCAAAGATCAAGTTCGAGAAAGGTACCCCGGTGCCAGGCAAGCAATCTTGAAGACGGGAGGTgattttccctttctttctcGGCCCGATGAAGTGAACCTTCATCTTCAG CTACACCTGAGACGAGTTGGCGTTGAGGCACGACCAGACTTGGTTAGGAGCGTTCCCCGAGATGGTAATGGCGAAAGTTCGGATGGACCTAAAGACGAAAGAGGAGATTCTGATGATGGATCAAAAGACGATGCTAATCACTCAGAAAGCCCGTCCCACACAGACGAACCGCCCCTCACTCCAGGAGGTACCGATCCACCATTGGCCCCACAAGGTACGCATTCTCATACGCTAGCGAATCAAGTACTTAGTAACGCAAGAATTCCCGAAAGCAATCAACTTCCAGCCCTGCTCCTATTACACGCGATTTCTGAAACTGAGCTGAACATGGCATCTCGAGTCTTGTTACACTTCATCCACCGTCTGCTTCCCCTCTACGTCAGGGCATTTTGCGCTAATTCAAAGAATTGCTTGGAAGTTAGAAACTTAGTATAG
- the LOC116027557 gene encoding UDP-glucuronate 4-epimerase 3, giving the protein MTQPKTVLSHFDSMPSTPGKFKPEKSAFYRLRLQPRLFLRFILWSFVFVFVILLFFFFSPPASGASNRRNLIDKQARSVTDQLGPNWERRVRASALPRSKSGFSILVTGAAGFVGSHVSLALKRRGDGVLGLDNFNNYYEVGLKRARKSLLARSGVYIIEGDINDAVLLQKLLDAVAFTHVMHLAAQAGVRYAMQNPSSYIHSNIAGFVNLLEACKSSNPQPAIVWASSSSVYGLNSQTPFSEKDRTDQPASLYAATKKAGEEIAHTYNHIYGLSITGLRFFTVYGPWGRPDMAYFTFTKDILRGKEIKIFETSDHHSVARDFTYIDDVVKGCLGALDTAKKSTGSGGKKKGAAQLRIYNLGNTKPVPVGKLVSTLEKLLKMKAKKKVLVMPRNGDVPFTHANITLARGELGYKPTTDLETGLKKFVKWYLNYYGSKKRSAW; this is encoded by the coding sequence ATGACTCAGCCAAAAACCGTTCTTTCTCACTTTGACTCTATGCCCTCTACTCCGGGCAAGTTTAAGCCGGAGAAATCCGCTTTTTACCGTCTCCGCCTTCAACCCAGGCTGTTTCTCCGGTTTATACTCTGGTCCTTCGTCTTCGTTTTCGTtattcttctctttttcttcttctccccgCCGGCTTCCGGCGCCAGCAACCGGAGGAATTTGATCGACAAGCAGGCCCGGTCCGTGACGGACCAGCTCGGCCCGAATTGGGAGCGTAGGGTTCGGGCATCGGCGTTGCCCAGGTCGAAGTCGGGGTTCTCGATTTTGGTTACCGGCGCCGCCGGGTTCGTTGGGTCCCACGTCTCTCTGGCCCTGAAACGCCGCGGAGATGGCGTTCTCGGGCTCgataatttcaataattattacGAGGTCGGGCTGAAACGGGCCCGGAAATCCCTCCTGGCCCGGTCCGGCGTTTACATCATCGAAGGCGACataaacgacgccgttttgctGCAGAAGCTCCTCGACGCCGTGGCGTTCACCCACGTGATGCATTTGGCGGCGCAGGCGGGAGTTCGGTACGCAATGCAGAACCCATCCTCGTACATCCACAGCAACATCGCTGGGTTCGTGAATTTACTCGAAGCCTGCAAATCATCAAACCCTCAGCCGGCGATCGTCTGGGCTTCATCGAGCTCCGTTTACGGGCTCAATTCCCAGACACCCTTTTCAGAAAAAGACCGAACGGACCAGCCCGCAAGCCTCTACGCCGCCACAAAAAAGGCCGGCGAAGAAATTGCCCACACTTATAATCACATCTATGGACTCTCCATCACCGGCCTTCGCTTCTTCACGGTTTATGGCCCTTGGGGAAGGCCAGACATGGCTTATTTCACCTTCACTAAGGATATCCTAAGAGGAAAAGAGATTAAGATTTTTGAGACCTCTGATCACCATTCTGTTGCTAGGGATTTCACTTATATTGATGATGTTGTGAAGGGCTGTCTTGGAGCATTGGATACTGCTAAGAAGAGTACTGGGAGTGGAGGGAAGAAGAAAGGGGCAGCGCAATTGAGGATTTACAATTTGGGGAATACAAAGCCTGTGCCTGTTGGGAAGCTTGTGAGCACATTGGAGAAGTTGCTGAAAATGAAGGCTAAGAAGAAGGTTTTGGTTATGCCGAGGAATGGGGACGTGCCCTTTACGCACGCGAATATCACTTTGGCTCGTGGGGAGCTCGGGTATAAGCCCACCACTGATCTCGAGACCGGGTTGAAGAAGTTTGTGAAGTGGTATCTTAACTACTATGGTTCCAAGAAGAGAAGTGCGTGGTGA